The Marinobacter szutsaonensis sequence GGCGTTATTCAACGGCCTCAAAGCGCTTGAGCCCGCCCTGGCTACCCGTCTTGGGAACCCGGTTGCCGATTGGTCCGCCGTGGCGACGGAATGGAACCGTCAGAAAGCCGCCATTCAACAACTGGTCATCGATAATTTTGTGGGGGATGAGACCGGGCAACTCATGATTGGGGTGGAGGCCTCCCGGGACCGACTTTCCAACCTCCGGTTCTTCACGCTGGCGGCTCTGGTTATCGTGTTCCTGTACATGGCATTCGCCTTCCTGTTTGTGCGCAAGCAATCCCGGACGGATCCCGTCACCGGCCTGCCCAACAGCAACTATCTGGCGTCAATACGTGGCGTTGATCCGGCCAGGATGATCGTTATTTGTGAAATCCGGCAGTTTCAGCTGGTGCTGAGCGAATACGGAAACGAGGCGGCGATAGAGCTGGCCCGGCTGTTCGCCGGCAAGCTCAAGGCACATCTGGGGACCGAGGATGAGGTCATTCAGCTGGGCCTGAGCGAATACGTCCTTCTTCTTGCTCCCGGACAGCATGGGACCAGTGAAGAGATGATGGAAGAGCTGGTGGCAGCCACGACTTTTGATTGGCGCGTGCACGAGTCCGACCTACCGATCTCGGCGGTGTTCGGGGTAGACCCCCCGTGCGAGGGCAATTGTCCGGGCTGGAATACCCGTTACCAGCAGGCCCATCGTGCTCTGGCGCAGGCCCATCTGAAGGGCGGAAGCTACTCCATCAACAACGAGGACCTGCGCCGACAGATTGAGGAAGAGCGGCAGATTTTCACGGGTCTGCGCAAGTTCCTGAAAGGTGAACCGGGCCCCTTGAGACTGAGCCTGGTGTACCAGCCGATCGTCAGTACCGAGAACCGTCACCTGATCACGGGCGCGGAGGTGCTGCTGCGGTGTCGCGATGACAACCTCGGGTTTGTCCCGCCGAACCGGGTGGTGGACCTGTGCGAACACTTCGGGCTGGGGGTCGAGTTCGGTCAGTGGTTGTTCCGCCAGATCGCCCGGGAAACCCGGCAGCTCTACCGGGACCTGGGTTATCGGGGCACGCTTTCCATCAACCTGAATCCGGCGATGCTGGGCGAACATCTGGTGGCGGACGTGAAGAACTTGCTGATCGAGCAGGGCATTCCAGCCTCGACCTTGTGCATGGAAATTACCGAGGACAACGCCGCTCTCGAATTCGAGCGGATCAATCAGCTGATCGACCGGCTCCATGAGCAGGGCGTGATCTTTGCTCTGGATGACTTCGGAACGGGTCATTCTTCCCTGGAGTATGTGCGTGAGCTGAAAGTCGATCGGGTCAAGATTGATCGCTGTTTCGTTGACGGCATCGAACTGGATGAGGACAAATCCCGCTTCCTGGGCTCCATTATCGCGATGGCCGATCAGGCCTACATGAAGAGCGTGATCGAGGGGGTGGAAAATGAACCCCAGTGGCAGAAGGTGTCAGAGCTGGGTGGCACCCTGATCCAGGGCTATCACGCGCACCGACCGATGCCGTTCAATGACTATATGGCGCTGCTGATGGACCCGAAGACCGGTTATCCCACCGAGACTTCGAGGCAGCTAGCTCCCTTTACGGACTATTGAGTACACCTTATGCGGATCGCAGCATTGATCAGGTTGTTGCTTGTCGCCCTTGCCGTCACTTCCGGTGCTGCGAGCGCGCAAGCCTCCAATGACATCCGGGAGGCCCGGGTTCTGACTTTCGGCATTGTGCCCCAGGAGTCCGCCAGCCGGCTGGCGGACCAGTGGACCCCTTTGATGCGTTACCTCTCAGACCGAATGGGGGTGCCGGTCCGGTTCATGACGGCGCCGGACATCCCCACGTTCGAGCAGCGGGTCCTGGATGGGCACTACGACATTGCCTATATGAACCCCTATCACTACGTGGAGTTCAGTCAGACGCCCGGTTACCGGGCCATTGTGCGGGAGGGCGACAAGCGCATCCGGGGCCTGGTCGTGGTCCCTGAGACCATGGCGGCGGAGAACCTGGAAGATCTCGAGGGCAAGACCATCGCCTTTCCGGCACCGGCCGCATTCGCCGCTACCATCCTGGTGCGGGCAGAGCTGGAGCGACTGGGTATCAACTATCAACCCAGGTTCGTGGGTTCCCACGAGTCTGTCTACCTGAATGTCAGCAAAGGCCTGGCGGCGGCCGGCGGTGGTATCGAGCGCACGTTCAACTCAGCTTTGAAAGAGGGTCTCAGCGGTGTGCGGGTGCTGTGGCGGTCGGAGGGTTTCACGCCCCATGCCTTCGCGGCTCATCCAAATCTGGATGACCGTCGTAAAGAGGCCGTCCGGGATTTACTGATCGGGTTGGCGGACAGCGATGAGGGGCGAGCACTGCTGGCGCGTGCCAATCTCGGGCGACTCACCCCGGCAGAAGATTCGGACTGGAATGACATCCGGGCGTTGGGCCTGGAATTTATCAAGACCTCGGGGGCACCTTGAAGTTATCCCTTCGAACCCAGGCCGTCATAGGCATTGGCCTGATCGAAATCGTAATGCTGATGATCCTGCTGTATTCGGTGTTCCAGTTCATCAGCCGATCAACGACCGAGGAAGTGGAGCGTCGGGCCCAGTCCATTGCCCGGGTATTTGCGGCAACGGCAGCTGACGATGTGCTGTCGTTCGATCTCGCTGCGTTGCAATCCTTTGTCGACGCGGTGTCGAGAACGTCCGGAACGTCGTTTGCCCGGGTGGTGGATTATCAGGGCCACCTGCTTGCCGAAGCCGGCAACTCGGATGCATTACTCAAACCTTTCCGGGAATCCAAAAACCTGGAAAGCCTGCCGGACCTGTATATGGCCAAGGCAACGATTGTGAAAGCGGGTCTGAATTACGGTCGGATCGAGATTGGTCTTGATCTTCGGAATCAGAAGCAGGGCATAGCTTCCTTGCGCGATCGCAGTCTGCTGATTGCTGCGCTGGAGGTGCTGTTGGCTGCCGTGTTCTCCATTGCTGCCGGGTATTATCTGGTTCGTCGGTTGAATCACATGCGTCAGGTGGTGGAGCGGGTTCGTTCCGGCGAAGTCCGCACCAGGATTCAGGATCCGATGTCCGATGAGGTCGCGGATCTGGCCCATGAAATCGATCGCCTGGTGGAACAGACGAACTGGGAACGGGACCGGCAGAATGAGCGGCTGCGGGAACTGGAAGAGCTGAATCAGTTGCTGCATCGCAAGATTTCCGAGTTGCAGCGGCGCCTCTGAAAAAAGACCCATCCCCCTCCAGCAGGTGGGGGATGGGCGCAAGAGCCAACCGTTTCACCGGTTGAGCGCAACTCCCGAAGCGTCAGTCAGCAGGGTTCGCAGCCCCTTGGGTGCCGGCCTCGGCTTCGGAGGTCAGAGATACTTCGGACAGGTCTTGCTGCAGTTTCTTGAGCAGGTGCAACAGGCTGACGCCGTCATCAAAACTCATTCCCTGCAGGGCCTGGCGGTAGAACTCGGTGATGGTGTCCTGCAGTTGATTCCAGAAGGCCCGGCCGGAATCGGTGAGCACCACCAGTCTTGCCCGTCGGTCCTGGGGGTCGGGAATCCGGACCACGTGGCCGTCCCGCTCCATGCGTTTGAGAACGCCGTCCAGGTTCTGGCGGCTGACGTACAGGTACTCCTTGAGCTGGTTGAAGGAGGTGCCTTTCTCGAACCCCTCCCGTGACAGCGCCCCCAGCACCGCCCACTGCACGGCGCTGATGCCCATTTCGTTCTGGACCTGGCGCTGCAGAATGTTTCCGGTCTGGAACAGCCGGAAAAACAGTCGGTTGGGTACGCCTCCGGATTCGTTGACGATCATCTGTGCTCCTGTCATGCCGCCCTGGCTCTCAGGCCAGGGCAGGCTGTCACCGGCACCCCGAATCGCGGAGGACATGGGGTGCGTCACCTGGGGAGGTACTCGCGCGCGATGATGTTCTTCATGATCTGCGCGGTACCGTCACCAATCTGCAGGCCAAGGACATCACGCAACCGCTGGGCAAAGGGCAGGTCTTCGCCCCAGCCGGTGTGGCCGTGGGCCAGCAGGCACTGTTTCACCACATCGAAAGCGAGCTTGGGGCCCCACCACTTGTTCATGGCGGCTTCGGCGTTATGGGGCAGGTTGTTGTCCTTGAGCCAGAGCGCATGGTAGCACTGCATGCGCGCGGCATGAACGTAGGTCTGGTATTCCGCCAGCGGATGGGTCAGGCCCTGGAAGGCAGACAGGTTCTGGCCAAAGGCCGTGCGCTCGGTCAGCCACTGCCAGGTTTCTTCCAGGGATTGCTGGGCCACCGCCAGGCACTGCAGGCCGATCAGCGCCCGGCTGTAGTCGAAACCCTGCATGACCTGTTTGAAGCCTTTCCCTTCGTCACCCATCATGTGGCTGGCGGGCACTTCCACGTTGTCGAAGAAGATGGAGCCGCGGCCGATGGCGCGCTGACCGTTATCTTCAAAACGGGTGGTGGTGATGCCCGGGCTGTCCATGGGCACCAGGAACGCACTGATCCCGGAGGCGCGCTGCTCCACCGTGCCGGTGCGGGCGAATACCACCGCGACATCAGCCTGGTCGGCCATGGAGATGGAGGTTTTCTCGCCGTTGAGCACGTAGACATCGCCCTTTTTCTCGGCTTTCAGGCGCAGGTTGGCGGCGTCGGAACCGCCATGGGGCTCGGTAAGGGCGATACAGGCCACTTTCTGGCCGGAGGTCATGCCGTGCAGCCACTCCTTTGCCAGGTCCGGCGCGGCGTGGCTGGCTATGATCTGGCCGTTAAGGGAGGTCAGCAGGGGAATGTAGCCAACGTTGAAATCCCCTTTGGAAATTTCCTCGATGATCAGGCCACTGGTGACACAGTCCATACCGCTGCCACCGAACTCTTCCGGCAGCTCACCGCCGAGCAGACCCATCTCGCCGAGCTGGCGGATAACATCCTTTTCGATGACCCCTTCCTGATCGCGCTTGCGATAGCCCGGAGCCAGCACCTCGGCGCTGAAACGGGCCACAACCTCGCGAATCGCGTTCTGTTCTTCATTGAATCCGAAATTCATGGTGTTCTCCGGGCGTTGTCTGTGACCCGGCGGTGCGTGGCCACCGGGTCGATCGGCTTACTTGTAGAATTTCCGGAAGTCCGGCTTGCGCTTTTCCTTGAAGGCGTTGACGCCTTCCTTGGACTCGTCGGTGTCGTAGTAGAGGCTCAGGGCCTGCATGCCCAGGGCGCCAATGCCGGCAATGTTGTCGCTGTCGGCGTTGAAGGAGCGCTTGGCGATGGTCAGGGCCGTGGGGCTCTTCTCCAGGATTTCCTCACACCACTTCTGTACCTCTTCGTCCAGCCGCTCGGGCGGGACCACAGCATTGACCAGGCCCCATTCCAACGCCTGCTGCGCGCTGTACTTGCGGCACAGGTACCAGATTTCCCGGGCCCGTTTCTCGCCCACAACCCGCGCCAGATAGGCGGTGCCAAAACCGGGATCGACCGAGCCGACCTTGGGGCCGACCTGACCGAAGATGGCGGTTTCCGAGGCGATGCTCAGGTCACAGATCACGTGCAGCACGTGGCCGCCGCCGATTGCGAACCCGTTGACCCGGGCGATCACCGGCTTGGGTACTTCGCGGATGGTGCGCTGCAGTTCTTCCACCGGCAGGCCGATCAGGCCGCGACCGTCGTACTGGCCTTCATGCGCGCCCTGGTCACCGCCGGTGCAGAACGCCTTGTCACCGGCACCGGTGAACACGATGACGCCGATGTCCTTGTTCCAGCCGGCGCGGTTGAAGGC is a genomic window containing:
- a CDS encoding GGDEF domain-containing phosphodiesterase — translated: MNTDSVLARLFSRTTIIFLFVTVLCLVSASFYTYLEDRKLETISLSTMRMGSWNLAQLGNEASAFDREMALMAAGVGDPEEFMLRYDVLWSRYDYLLTSKESLPTRRHQDNKQRLTALFNGLKALEPALATRLGNPVADWSAVATEWNRQKAAIQQLVIDNFVGDETGQLMIGVEASRDRLSNLRFFTLAALVIVFLYMAFAFLFVRKQSRTDPVTGLPNSNYLASIRGVDPARMIVICEIRQFQLVLSEYGNEAAIELARLFAGKLKAHLGTEDEVIQLGLSEYVLLLAPGQHGTSEEMMEELVAATTFDWRVHESDLPISAVFGVDPPCEGNCPGWNTRYQQAHRALAQAHLKGGSYSINNEDLRRQIEEERQIFTGLRKFLKGEPGPLRLSLVYQPIVSTENRHLITGAEVLLRCRDDNLGFVPPNRVVDLCEHFGLGVEFGQWLFRQIARETRQLYRDLGYRGTLSINLNPAMLGEHLVADVKNLLIEQGIPASTLCMEITEDNAALEFERINQLIDRLHEQGVIFALDDFGTGHSSLEYVRELKVDRVKIDRCFVDGIELDEDKSRFLGSIIAMADQAYMKSVIEGVENEPQWQKVSELGGTLIQGYHAHRPMPFNDYMALLMDPKTGYPTETSRQLAPFTDY
- a CDS encoding phosphate/phosphite/phosphonate ABC transporter substrate-binding protein; translated protein: MIRLLLVALAVTSGAASAQASNDIREARVLTFGIVPQESASRLADQWTPLMRYLSDRMGVPVRFMTAPDIPTFEQRVLDGHYDIAYMNPYHYVEFSQTPGYRAIVREGDKRIRGLVVVPETMAAENLEDLEGKTIAFPAPAAFAATILVRAELERLGINYQPRFVGSHESVYLNVSKGLAAAGGGIERTFNSALKEGLSGVRVLWRSEGFTPHAFAAHPNLDDRRKEAVRDLLIGLADSDEGRALLARANLGRLTPAEDSDWNDIRALGLEFIKTSGAP
- a CDS encoding HAMP domain-containing protein, producing MKLSLRTQAVIGIGLIEIVMLMILLYSVFQFISRSTTEEVERRAQSIARVFAATAADDVLSFDLAALQSFVDAVSRTSGTSFARVVDYQGHLLAEAGNSDALLKPFRESKNLESLPDLYMAKATIVKAGLNYGRIEIGLDLRNQKQGIASLRDRSLLIAALEVLLAAVFSIAAGYYLVRRLNHMRQVVERVRSGEVRTRIQDPMSDEVADLAHEIDRLVEQTNWERDRQNERLRELEELNQLLHRKISELQRRL
- a CDS encoding MarR family transcriptional regulator → MSSAIRGAGDSLPWPESQGGMTGAQMIVNESGGVPNRLFFRLFQTGNILQRQVQNEMGISAVQWAVLGALSREGFEKGTSFNQLKEYLYVSRQNLDGVLKRMERDGHVVRIPDPQDRRARLVVLTDSGRAFWNQLQDTITEFYRQALQGMSFDDGVSLLHLLKKLQQDLSEVSLTSEAEAGTQGAANPAD
- the aliB gene encoding cyclohexanecarboxyl-CoA dehydrogenase, translating into MNFGFNEEQNAIREVVARFSAEVLAPGYRKRDQEGVIEKDVIRQLGEMGLLGGELPEEFGGSGMDCVTSGLIIEEISKGDFNVGYIPLLTSLNGQIIASHAAPDLAKEWLHGMTSGQKVACIALTEPHGGSDAANLRLKAEKKGDVYVLNGEKTSISMADQADVAVVFARTGTVEQRASGISAFLVPMDSPGITTTRFEDNGQRAIGRGSIFFDNVEVPASHMMGDEGKGFKQVMQGFDYSRALIGLQCLAVAQQSLEETWQWLTERTAFGQNLSAFQGLTHPLAEYQTYVHAARMQCYHALWLKDNNLPHNAEAAMNKWWGPKLAFDVVKQCLLAHGHTGWGEDLPFAQRLRDVLGLQIGDGTAQIMKNIIAREYLPR
- a CDS encoding enoyl-CoA hydratase-related protein; the encoded protein is MNYEDILYDENNGVATITINRPDRYNAFRGQTCMELLDAFNRAGWNKDIGVIVFTGAGDKAFCTGGDQGAHEGQYDGRGLIGLPVEELQRTIREVPKPVIARVNGFAIGGGHVLHVICDLSIASETAIFGQVGPKVGSVDPGFGTAYLARVVGEKRAREIWYLCRKYSAQQALEWGLVNAVVPPERLDEEVQKWCEEILEKSPTALTIAKRSFNADSDNIAGIGALGMQALSLYYDTDESKEGVNAFKEKRKPDFRKFYK